The following coding sequences are from one Octopus bimaculoides isolate UCB-OBI-ISO-001 chromosome 3, ASM119413v2, whole genome shotgun sequence window:
- the LOC106883944 gene encoding transcription factor E2F3 isoform X3, which translates to MSIITTEDLRTPKRGRKTRTLPDCSPKVRSPGEKTRYDTSLGLLTKKFVGLLRNAPDGVVDLNKAAESLEVQKRRIYDITNVLEGINLISKKSKNHIQWKGCISSIAANPVPLQLTTKLMDLHSEMAIYEAKENEMDKLIEHCTKQLKILTEDPEKSKYAYVTYHDIRNIRSLDDQTVMAVKAPPETRLELPDISKIWLKSNSQAIEVYLCPDDVKKDVKHTPATEGHNSSSSISEEQLSEDSTSCDSFKTQVSLKNALLEEQDISPDASINLLQQTEDQNLDSTLTHLEPPIYMEDYMFNLNDGEGITDFFGGVF; encoded by the exons ATGAGTATTATAACTACTGAAGATCTTCGAACTCCAAAACGCGGCCGTAAAACACGTACTTTGCCAGATTGCAGTCCAAAAG TACGATCCCCTGGTGAAAAAACAAGATATGACACATCTTTGGGCTTATTAACGAAGAAGTTTGTTGGCTTGCTTAGAAATGCACCAGACGGC GTTGTGGATTTAAATAAAGCTGCAGAATCTTTAGAAGTTCAGAAACGAAGAATATATGATATAACAAATGTATTGGAAGGAATCAATCTTATATCAAAAAAGTCTAAAAATCATATTCAATGGAA aggtTGTATATCATCAATAGCTGCTAATCCTGTGCCACTCCAGCTTACTACGAAATTAATGGATTTACATTCAG AAATGGCCATTTATGAAGCTAAAGAGAatgaaatggataaattaatAGAACACTGTACAAAACAGCTGAAAATCCTTACAGAAGACCCAGAAAAATCAAAATAT gcatatgtaaccTATCACGATATACGAAATATAAGATCATTAGATGATCAAACAGTTATGGCTGTCAAAGCACCACCTGAAACACGATTAGAATTACCTGATATATCAAAG ATTTGGTTAAAAAGTAACAGTCAAGCTATTGAGGTGTATTTGTGTCCCGATGATGTAAAAAAGGATGTCAAACACACACCAGCAACAGAGggtcataatagtagtagtagtataagtgAAGAACAATTATCAGAAGATTCTACATCCTGTGATAGCTTTAAAA CACAAGTTTCGTTGAAAAATGCACTGCTTGAAGAACAAGATATATCCCCAGATGCTAGCATAAATCTTTTACAGCAAACTGAAGACCAAAATCTTGACTCGACACTTACTCACCTTGAACCACCTATCTATATGGAAGATTATATGTTTAATTTGAATGATGGAGAAGGAATAACAGACTTTTTTGGTGGTGTTTTTTAG
- the LOC106883944 gene encoding transcription factor E2F3 isoform X2: MAKRKLELDMSIITTEDLRTPKRGRKTRTLPDCSPKVRSPGEKTRYDTSLGLLTKKFVGLLRNAPDGVVDLNKAAESLEVQKRRIYDITNVLEGINLISKKSKNHIQWKGCISSIAANPVPLQLTTKLMDLHSEMAIYEAKENEMDKLIEHCTKQLKILTEDPEKSKYAYVTYHDIRNIRSLDDQTVMAVKAPPETRLELPDISKIWLKSNSQAIEVYLCPDDVKKDVKHTPATEGHNSSSSISEEQLSEDSTSCDSFKTQVSLKNALLEEQDISPDASINLLQQTEDQNLDSTLTHLEPPIYMEDYMFNLNDGEGITDFFGGVF, translated from the exons ATG GCTAAACGGAAATTAGAGCTAGATATGAGTATTATAACTACTGAAGATCTTCGAACTCCAAAACGCGGCCGTAAAACACGTACTTTGCCAGATTGCAGTCCAAAAG TACGATCCCCTGGTGAAAAAACAAGATATGACACATCTTTGGGCTTATTAACGAAGAAGTTTGTTGGCTTGCTTAGAAATGCACCAGACGGC GTTGTGGATTTAAATAAAGCTGCAGAATCTTTAGAAGTTCAGAAACGAAGAATATATGATATAACAAATGTATTGGAAGGAATCAATCTTATATCAAAAAAGTCTAAAAATCATATTCAATGGAA aggtTGTATATCATCAATAGCTGCTAATCCTGTGCCACTCCAGCTTACTACGAAATTAATGGATTTACATTCAG AAATGGCCATTTATGAAGCTAAAGAGAatgaaatggataaattaatAGAACACTGTACAAAACAGCTGAAAATCCTTACAGAAGACCCAGAAAAATCAAAATAT gcatatgtaaccTATCACGATATACGAAATATAAGATCATTAGATGATCAAACAGTTATGGCTGTCAAAGCACCACCTGAAACACGATTAGAATTACCTGATATATCAAAG ATTTGGTTAAAAAGTAACAGTCAAGCTATTGAGGTGTATTTGTGTCCCGATGATGTAAAAAAGGATGTCAAACACACACCAGCAACAGAGggtcataatagtagtagtagtataagtgAAGAACAATTATCAGAAGATTCTACATCCTGTGATAGCTTTAAAA CACAAGTTTCGTTGAAAAATGCACTGCTTGAAGAACAAGATATATCCCCAGATGCTAGCATAAATCTTTTACAGCAAACTGAAGACCAAAATCTTGACTCGACACTTACTCACCTTGAACCACCTATCTATATGGAAGATTATATGTTTAATTTGAATGATGGAGAAGGAATAACAGACTTTTTTGGTGGTGTTTTTTAG